The Abditibacteriota bacterium genomic interval GGGGATCTCTTACCGTCAAGCCTGACGGCTTGCCGCCGAGATGACGTCTCATGTTGAACGGGACAGAGATGTCCTCCTCTCCGCCGCGGGGACCCCGAGAGTGAGGGCCCAATGGACCCTCACCGCCGGGATGACGCGGGGTCGTGGCGCGGGCGCCGGGATGACGTCTGATGTTGAACGGGACAAACGCGCTCTCTGCCGTTTTGGCCGGGATGACGAGAAAATTTTCTATCTTTGTTTGACAATCGGCCCTTGTACAATTATAATAAAAATGTGTTATGACCACTGCGGGCGCAGCCAAAAAGGAGGTGACACATTCTTGAGTATGCTGTGAGTGCCCGGGACATGACAAAGACATTGTTTACAAGGCTGTTTCTGCAAGCTCCGGCAGGCAACACGGATACTGCCCTCTCTTGCGAAACGGCGTGGAACCTCAAGAGGTACATTATGAAAAAACTTATCTTTATTCTGGCCATAGCGTTTGCTCTGGCCGCTCCCGTGCTGGCGCAGACCACGTTTTCCGACGTGCCCCGCGACCACTGGGCCTATGACGCTGTCAGCGAGCTGGAGGCCGTGGGTCTTCTGGTGGGCTATCCCGACGGCGAATTCAAGGGCAAGAGGACTATGACCCGCTACGAGTTTGCCCTGGTGCTGACCCGCCTGCTGCCCTACCTGGGCGAGGAAGGCCTGGACGTCAGCGGCTTTGCCAAAAAGTCCGACCTGGACAAGTATATGCTGAAGGGCGACTACGTCCCCGGCGAAGACCCGGACCTGTCCGGCCTGGCCACCGCCGACGCCCTCAACAAGATCAAGGCTCTCGTGGACGAATTCCAGCCCGAGCTGGCTGCTCTGGGCGTGGACGTGAACGCGCTGAAGGCCGACGTGGCCGCTCTGAAGAGCCGCGTGGCCGCTCTGGAAGAGGAGCAGGCCCGGGTGAAGATCACCGGCTCCGCCAGCTTTATGATCAAGGACATCGTCCGCGGCAGAAAGATGGCTCCCGACTATGACGGCGCCCCCACCGAGAAGTTTCTGAAGAGGCATCAGTCCTTCTTCAAGGACGTGCAGCTGGACATCAAGGGCAGAGTGAACGACCACGTAAACGTGTACACCACTCTGGTCATGGGCGACCTGATGAACAAGGACAATGGCTTAGCAGCCCCTTATGACACCCTGTCCGACATCATCCCCTACTACATGTACGCTGCTTCCACCGACGAGACCTGGGGCGACGTGAGAGTAGGCCGCATGCCCTTCCAGCTGAACAGGTTCCTGTTCCAGAGAGACACCGAAAGCTCCTATTTTGATATAGCGAGACTGGACGACGGCAACTTTGCCTTTGAAGGCTTTGACTACAGCAAGGCTTTCGGAGCCTTTGACGTCCGCGTGTGGGGCAACCGCCCCGTATACGACTGGTCGGACAACCAGGTATACTACCTGAGCGGTCAGAAGGTCTCCGGCAACGGCGGCGTGCAGCTGGGCTTCAACTTCGGCGACGCCCGCATCACCGGCGTATACGATATGCTGGGCACCGAGAACAAGGTCCCCTTCCAGGTGGACAAGGTCAAGTTCTACGGCGGCACCCTGTATGTGCCCTTCGGCCAGTTCTACGTGGACGGCGGATACTTCAAGGAGAAGTACAACAAGAACTTCGGCTCTGCCGAGCACTGGGACGCCACCCTGGGCTTTGAGAAC includes:
- a CDS encoding S-layer homology domain-containing protein, which produces MKKLIFILAIAFALAAPVLAQTTFSDVPRDHWAYDAVSELEAVGLLVGYPDGEFKGKRTMTRYEFALVLTRLLPYLGEEGLDVSGFAKKSDLDKYMLKGDYVPGEDPDLSGLATADALNKIKALVDEFQPELAALGVDVNALKADVAALKSRVAALEEEQARVKITGSASFMIKDIVRGRKMAPDYDGAPTEKFLKRHQSFFKDVQLDIKGRVNDHVNVYTTLVMGDLMNKDNGLAAPYDTLSDIIPYYMYAASTDETWGDVRVGRMPFQLNRFLFQRDTESSYFDIARLDDGNFAFEGFDYSKAFGAFDVRVWGNRPVYDWSDNQVYYLSGQKVSGNGGVQLGFNFGDARITGVYDMLGTENKVPFQVDKVKFYGGTLYVPFGQFYVDGGYFKEKYNKNFGSAEHWDATLGFENDKLSVAAGYKRVGPNWYGFTVPDDIFGVSGENYKGYHAEASYNITDAIKVYGEFKKYDEIDDALPETFDEMRYFKAGAAWDVTDLDNVYAEYEQAKDARKQEAYTLGWKRKVGDNARIKMLYQYLNNTYHRNSHIVAGQLTVNF